One region of Desulfovibrio sp. JC010 genomic DNA includes:
- a CDS encoding DUF89 domain-containing protein: MIPHLDCQVCLLSQGLKMARIAAPDEPQKHERLLHEWASRLHTLSMEQTVPHWAQKLYPLGYEILGNSDPYAEIKREANRQVMQAVPAVSEIVKASDDSLRTALNVSIIGNYIDHGPPEMFDWQAALGSENDTSFMDGAVQELEKLLKPGARMLILGDNAGEIALDTILARQLVERGIDLTYAVRSAPILNDALMEDAEFVGMDKICRTIPSGCTTFGTVLEQASPELLKIYNSADIVLCKGQGNFEALYERSNRPVFFAFKAKCRVVADKLECAQGSSVLICEE, encoded by the coding sequence ATGATTCCCCATCTTGATTGTCAGGTCTGTTTATTGTCGCAAGGGCTTAAAATGGCCCGCATTGCCGCCCCTGATGAGCCGCAAAAACACGAACGGCTGCTGCACGAGTGGGCTTCCCGGCTGCACACGCTGTCCATGGAACAGACCGTTCCGCACTGGGCGCAGAAACTTTATCCCCTTGGTTATGAAATCCTTGGCAACAGCGATCCTTATGCTGAAATAAAGCGCGAAGCCAACCGTCAGGTTATGCAAGCCGTCCCGGCAGTTTCAGAAATTGTTAAAGCGTCTGACGATTCTTTACGCACAGCCTTGAATGTGTCCATCATCGGCAACTATATCGATCACGGTCCGCCGGAAATGTTCGACTGGCAAGCCGCCCTGGGCAGTGAGAACGATACTTCGTTCATGGACGGAGCCGTGCAGGAACTGGAGAAGCTGCTCAAGCCCGGAGCGCGTATGCTCATCCTCGGTGACAACGCCGGGGAAATCGCGCTGGATACCATCCTTGCCAGACAGTTGGTTGAGCGTGGAATTGACCTGACCTACGCCGTGCGCAGCGCGCCGATCCTCAATGATGCGCTTATGGAAGACGCTGAATTTGTGGGCATGGATAAAATATGCCGGACCATTCCTTCCGGCTGTACCACTTTTGGAACCGTACTGGAGCAGGCCTCCCCGGAACTTCTCAAGATTTACAACTCCGCCGATATCGTACTCTGTAAGGGGCAGGGCAATTTTGAGGCCCTTTACGAGCGTTCAAACCGTCCGGTATTTTTTGCTTTTAAAGCCAAATGCAGGGTTGTGGCTGATAAGCTTGAGTGCGCGCAGGGGAGTTCTGTTTTAATTTGTGAGGAGTAG
- a CDS encoding FAD-binding oxidoreductase — translation MNARQNTLVNFIAETEKNFKPSANPVWIDSLKETIGAAAVLTDEQSIMDHSYDTWPACFKWKNQGKRMFGPDVVVKANSTEQVSEILKWADENKVPVTPYGGGSSVTGQALPAKGGIALDTTAMTEVIALDENSLMVKVQCGKFGHKLEAELNERGYTLNHSPQSLDRSTVAGWVATRAMGQLSSRYGGIEDLVVTYTAVMPGGEIIETMNVPRAAMGPDLRHIFMGSEGTLGVVTDVTLKIFPLLDDRILEAITFDSVQDGVDVMRIITREGLKPALVRYYDFEEAKHAMQDKEFDKCVMFLGFEGVEAVAKAEYEACMDICAKFNGKKIGPDAVEAWRGRRYDFSTVENLLKSKGGLAETIEIAHFWHGIMDTYTELKEALKPYAAEVLGHFSHVYPQGTSLYIILLGQEEDDATAEKKMLEIWDVAMSICVKHGACLSHHHGGGLARLPYVKDTLGSSWKVLERVKKAIDPNGIMNPGKLDL, via the coding sequence ATGAATGCCAGACAAAATACCCTCGTGAACTTTATTGCCGAGACCGAAAAGAACTTTAAACCCTCTGCCAATCCCGTATGGATCGACAGCCTGAAAGAAACCATCGGCGCGGCAGCTGTGCTTACCGATGAGCAGTCTATCATGGACCACAGCTACGATACCTGGCCCGCCTGTTTCAAATGGAAGAATCAAGGCAAGCGCATGTTCGGTCCCGATGTTGTGGTCAAAGCCAACAGTACCGAGCAGGTCAGCGAGATTCTCAAATGGGCTGATGAAAACAAAGTTCCCGTTACTCCTTACGGCGGCGGTTCCAGTGTTACCGGTCAGGCTTTGCCCGCAAAAGGCGGCATCGCTCTCGATACCACTGCCATGACCGAAGTCATCGCCCTTGATGAAAATTCCCTCATGGTTAAAGTGCAGTGCGGTAAATTCGGTCACAAGCTGGAAGCTGAATTGAACGAGCGCGGTTACACCCTGAACCACTCCCCGCAGTCCCTTGATCGCTCAACTGTTGCAGGCTGGGTTGCCACCCGTGCCATGGGCCAGCTTTCCTCCCGTTACGGCGGCATCGAAGACCTCGTGGTTACCTACACTGCGGTAATGCCCGGCGGTGAGATCATTGAAACCATGAACGTACCCCGCGCAGCCATGGGGCCGGATCTCCGCCACATCTTCATGGGGTCTGAAGGAACCCTCGGCGTTGTTACCGATGTAACCCTGAAAATCTTCCCTCTGCTTGATGACCGCATCCTCGAAGCCATCACTTTTGATTCCGTGCAGGACGGTGTTGACGTCATGCGCATCATCACCCGCGAAGGCCTCAAGCCCGCACTGGTCCGCTACTACGATTTCGAAGAAGCAAAGCACGCCATGCAGGACAAGGAATTCGACAAGTGTGTCATGTTCCTCGGTTTTGAAGGTGTGGAAGCTGTTGCCAAGGCCGAATACGAAGCCTGCATGGACATCTGCGCCAAGTTCAACGGCAAGAAGATCGGTCCCGATGCAGTAGAAGCATGGCGCGGTCGCCGTTACGATTTCTCCACTGTTGAGAATCTGCTCAAATCCAAGGGCGGTCTGGCTGAGACCATCGAAATTGCCCACTTCTGGCACGGCATCATGGATACCTACACCGAGCTGAAGGAAGCCCTGAAGCCTTACGCAGCTGAAGTTCTCGGCCACTTCTCCCATGTCTATCCGCAGGGCACTTCCCTGTACATCATCCTGCTCGGTCAGGAAGAAGACGATGCCACCGCTGAGAAGAAAATGCTCGAAATCTGGGATGTTGCCATGTCCATCTGCGTAAAGCACGGCGCATGCCTTTCCCACCATCACGGTGGTGGTCTGGCCCGTCTGCCTTACGTTAAAGATACCCTCGGTTCCAGCTGGAAGGTCCTTGAGCGCGTTAAAAAAGCCATCGACCCCAACGGCATCATGAACCCCGGCAAACTGGATCTGTAG
- a CDS encoding glycerol-3-phosphate dehydrogenase/oxidase → MERTTIAQFANETYDILVIGGGITGAVTARDAALRGLKVALVEKNDFAWGTSSRSTKLLHGGLRYLESFEFRMVREACRERELMLKLAPHLSHPRPFMYLQYDGYPEGLFKLNLGLTFYDFFSGAPSIRRHKMYKAKKLREMEPHLNSDGLKGCGYYYDFLTDDARLTIETIKGAAVGGAHISNYMEVTGFTENNGRINGVEIKDVLSNEVGTISAKQVINTTGPWVDTVRHLEQGVGDVRLRPTKGVHIVLSKEDFPLNHAVFLRAPGDNRVVWPIPALDGDLVYVGTTDTDYDGPLDNVTATDEDIDYLLDVANHTIPGRNLTRDHIIATWAGLRPLIAPEDSRNASAVSREHEIFVSPKGLLTIGGGKLTTARVMGLQVVDKAVELLGQTFGMKDIPASNTHEVPVSGGAAGQTYAAKSKLASMNLPEAVKERLLSLYGGNALLMAEMIESDPSCADDMGGYDVIRAEVIYAVKYEMSRTITDFFTRRASLFYWRRDGGLSIASSVADEMAKHLGWSAEQTGKEIDSYSNWVAANRCAPGTNDFAN, encoded by the coding sequence ATGGAAAGAACTACCATCGCGCAATTTGCCAACGAAACCTACGACATTCTGGTCATCGGCGGCGGCATTACCGGAGCAGTCACCGCAAGGGACGCCGCGCTTCGGGGACTCAAAGTTGCGTTAGTTGAAAAAAATGACTTCGCATGGGGCACCAGCAGCCGCTCCACCAAACTTCTGCACGGCGGGCTGCGTTATCTGGAAAGTTTTGAATTCCGAATGGTCCGCGAGGCCTGCCGGGAACGCGAACTCATGCTCAAACTCGCTCCGCATCTCTCCCATCCCAGACCGTTCATGTACCTGCAGTATGACGGCTACCCGGAAGGTCTGTTCAAGCTCAATCTGGGGCTGACCTTTTACGATTTCTTTTCCGGCGCACCATCCATCCGCCGCCACAAGATGTACAAGGCCAAAAAGCTGCGTGAGATGGAACCGCATCTCAATTCCGACGGCCTCAAAGGTTGCGGCTACTATTACGATTTCCTCACTGACGATGCCCGTCTGACCATCGAGACCATCAAGGGTGCGGCTGTTGGCGGTGCACACATTTCAAACTATATGGAAGTCACCGGATTCACTGAGAACAACGGACGTATCAACGGCGTTGAAATCAAGGACGTTCTTTCCAACGAAGTGGGAACTATTTCCGCCAAACAGGTCATTAACACCACCGGCCCGTGGGTGGATACCGTCCGCCATCTGGAGCAGGGTGTGGGTGATGTCCGCCTGCGTCCCACCAAGGGCGTACACATTGTACTCAGCAAGGAAGATTTTCCGCTGAATCATGCTGTATTCCTGCGCGCTCCCGGAGATAACCGTGTGGTCTGGCCCATTCCCGCGCTGGACGGCGATCTGGTCTACGTCGGAACCACCGACACCGATTATGACGGTCCGCTGGATAACGTCACCGCCACAGATGAAGATATCGATTACCTCCTCGATGTCGCCAACCACACCATTCCGGGCCGTAATCTGACCCGCGATCATATTATCGCCACATGGGCCGGACTTCGCCCGCTCATCGCGCCGGAAGATTCCCGTAACGCCAGCGCGGTCTCCCGTGAACATGAAATCTTCGTCAGCCCCAAAGGTCTGCTGACCATCGGCGGCGGCAAGCTGACCACTGCCCGGGTTATGGGCCTTCAGGTTGTGGATAAGGCTGTTGAACTGCTGGGCCAGACTTTCGGCATGAAGGATATTCCGGCTTCCAACACCCATGAAGTCCCGGTCAGCGGCGGGGCTGCAGGGCAAACCTACGCAGCCAAGAGCAAGCTCGCTTCCATGAATCTCCCGGAAGCTGTTAAAGAGCGGCTGCTTTCCCTCTACGGCGGCAACGCGTTGCTCATGGCCGAGATGATCGAAAGCGATCCTTCCTGCGCCGATGATATGGGCGGTTACGATGTAATCCGGGCCGAGGTCATTTACGCAGTGAAATACGAAATGTCCCGGACCATCACCGACTTTTTCACCAGAAGGGCCTCACTCTTCTACTGGCGGCGTGATGGAGGTCTGTCCATCGCCTCCTCCGTCGCTGACGAAATGGCAAAACACCTTGGCTGGTCCGCGGAGCAGACAGGGAAAGAAATTGATAGTTATTCAAATTGGGTAGCTGCAAACCGTTGCGCACCCGGAACAAATGATTTCGCAAATTAG
- the glpK gene encoding glycerol kinase GlpK, translating into MEKKYIMVIDEGTTGTRALIFNRNSEIKAQAYTEFEQHHPAPDRVEHDAQEIWRATRSMARKALEKAGLKASQIAAIGITNQRATTIVWDKRTGKPISRAIVWQDTRTADYVEEIRAEWADKTYGKTGWAMAPVYSSLMLHWMKNNIAGFNKRAEAGDLAFGTIDSWLIYKLTGGKTHAISASNASVTGAYDLHKDDWYSEWLDFLGLPLNMFPEVMPDSGDYGMTDESFLGVPIPITGAIADQHAALFAQGCIEPGTLKVTHGTGSFVDMNIGTKPEISKNGLNTIIAWRMNGETTYGLEGYSAVTGSAVQWLRDGAEMIPASPDTEELAKSVDDNGGVFFVPALAGLSAPYWDSYARGMIIGITRGTTRAHLIRATLEGIIYSMKDFIGAMQDDSGVEIRKMATDGGASANNFLMQFQADMLDAEVVRPSVTEATSLGAAYMAGLAVGYWPSPEACFDDQTVDRVFKPKMSSEERDSLYRSWNRAVKRAMNWAKDDEE; encoded by the coding sequence ATGGAAAAGAAATATATAATGGTTATCGACGAAGGTACCACCGGAACCCGGGCACTTATCTTCAACCGCAACAGCGAGATCAAGGCACAGGCCTACACTGAATTTGAACAGCATCATCCCGCGCCGGACCGCGTGGAACATGACGCGCAGGAAATATGGCGTGCAACCCGCAGCATGGCTCGTAAGGCCCTTGAAAAAGCGGGGCTGAAGGCTTCTCAGATCGCGGCCATCGGTATCACCAACCAGCGTGCCACCACCATCGTCTGGGACAAACGCACCGGGAAACCCATTTCCCGCGCCATTGTCTGGCAGGATACCCGTACCGCCGACTATGTGGAAGAAATCCGTGCTGAGTGGGCTGATAAGACTTACGGCAAAACCGGTTGGGCCATGGCCCCGGTTTACTCCTCGCTCATGCTGCACTGGATGAAGAATAACATTGCGGGATTCAACAAACGAGCTGAAGCAGGCGACCTTGCTTTCGGTACCATCGACTCATGGCTGATTTACAAGCTCACCGGCGGCAAGACCCACGCGATTTCCGCATCCAACGCCTCCGTTACCGGGGCTTACGATCTGCATAAAGATGACTGGTACAGCGAATGGCTGGATTTCCTCGGACTGCCGCTGAATATGTTCCCCGAAGTAATGCCTGATTCCGGCGATTACGGCATGACCGACGAATCCTTCCTCGGTGTGCCTATCCCCATCACCGGGGCCATTGCCGACCAGCATGCCGCACTCTTCGCGCAGGGCTGCATTGAGCCGGGTACCCTGAAAGTTACCCACGGCACAGGATCCTTTGTTGATATGAACATCGGTACCAAGCCCGAAATCTCCAAAAACGGCCTGAACACCATCATTGCATGGCGCATGAACGGCGAGACCACCTACGGCCTTGAAGGATATTCCGCAGTAACCGGATCAGCAGTGCAATGGCTGCGCGACGGTGCGGAAATGATCCCAGCTTCCCCGGACACTGAAGAGCTGGCCAAATCCGTTGATGATAACGGCGGGGTTTTCTTCGTGCCCGCACTGGCCGGACTTTCCGCTCCCTACTGGGATTCCTATGCAAGAGGCATGATCATCGGCATCACCCGTGGCACCACCCGCGCCCATCTGATCCGGGCCACCTTGGAGGGCATCATTTATTCCATGAAGGACTTCATCGGTGCCATGCAGGATGACTCCGGTGTGGAAATCAGGAAAATGGCCACTGACGGCGGTGCTTCTGCCAACAATTTCCTGATGCAGTTTCAGGCCGACATGCTCGATGCCGAAGTTGTGCGTCCTTCCGTAACTGAAGCTACAAGCCTCGGTGCAGCCTACATGGCCGGACTGGCAGTAGGCTACTGGCCCAGCCCGGAAGCCTGTTTTGATGACCAGACCGTAGACCGCGTCTTCAAGCCCAAGATGAGCAGCGAAGAGCGCGACAGCCTCTACCGCAGCTGGAACCGCGCAGTAAAGCGGGCCATGAACTGGGCCAAGGATGATGAGGAATAA
- a CDS encoding electron transfer flavoprotein subunit beta/FixA family protein translates to MKILICIKQVPDLEARFTLKEDGTLDESNLVWRMNKYDTYAVEQGLLLKDQGHASSVDVLTVGRQRAQAALRKALEMGADSGVHILDEAEDVATPFEAAKTIAAYAEDKNYDLILCGQQSEDFGNAQVGPMLGEMLSFATVTGVIGFSCEQDRFMLKRELEKGNRCKVAVKSPAVISCQSGLNLPRYPTFLNIMKAKKKPLTTIAADELRNLSAKKDQRFVVPEKSGCLIMGGVVEKLAEDVADILKLRLAVGRGK, encoded by the coding sequence ATGAAAATATTAATATGCATCAAACAGGTTCCTGATTTGGAGGCCCGCTTCACACTTAAAGAAGACGGCACTCTTGACGAGAGCAACCTTGTCTGGCGCATGAACAAATACGACACCTACGCTGTGGAACAGGGGCTACTGCTCAAAGATCAGGGCCATGCTTCATCCGTTGATGTGCTCACCGTAGGACGGCAAAGGGCGCAGGCTGCTCTGCGCAAAGCTCTTGAAATGGGCGCGGACAGCGGCGTGCATATTCTGGATGAAGCGGAAGATGTTGCCACTCCTTTTGAAGCGGCCAAAACCATCGCCGCCTATGCTGAAGATAAGAATTACGATTTGATCCTTTGCGGCCAGCAATCGGAAGATTTCGGCAATGCGCAGGTCGGCCCTATGCTGGGCGAAATGCTTTCGTTTGCTACTGTTACCGGGGTGATTGGATTTTCATGTGAGCAGGACCGTTTTATGCTCAAGCGGGAGCTGGAGAAGGGCAACCGTTGTAAAGTTGCCGTTAAGTCTCCCGCTGTGATCAGCTGCCAGTCCGGCTTGAATCTGCCGCGCTATCCCACATTTCTCAATATTATGAAGGCCAAAAAGAAGCCTCTCACAACTATCGCAGCTGATGAGCTGCGCAATCTTTCGGCAAAGAAGGACCAACGGTTTGTTGTTCCTGAAAAGTCCGGCTGTCTGATTATGGGCGGTGTCGTGGAAAAACTGGCTGAAGACGTGGCCGATATTTTAAAATTACGGCTGGCTGTAGGGCGGGGGAAATAA
- a CDS encoding tetratricopeptide repeat protein, translating into MMHSVRNISLAGFLCACLILLCTPLAGAKNFPPQARHAMIKAQSDLKEGNMQGAERTLSEYIRTTKEKVPAEVFIMLGGSRHDSGNKKGALAAFLEGYTLCPGNQSLCRNSAVLLYEQKKYEQAARMFENTYELAKPKDPQMLYHAGAAYYEGEKYRQSARILARLLAETQNPQKDWIKLAVHSYLLSGQQKKALRCLKKLLKKHPETPEYWKMLAKVEMDRKKYVDAAAALEMGYSFSSPTKQENRQLAQLYRYINAPLKAADILNGLYGKNPTNKQIQELVSLYSCAGKPQQALKLVDQALKNNPQQKSSLQLLMTKGKLLYQQRKFNAARRAFSLYLKQNPKDSEARLYRGFCFWELKQWQLSRNDFQKLTHIKKYKARAKRALTALDDLQEARTEATEG; encoded by the coding sequence ATGATGCACTCAGTTCGTAACATTTCTCTGGCGGGATTTCTCTGCGCCTGCCTGATTCTGCTTTGCACACCCCTTGCCGGGGCGAAGAACTTTCCGCCGCAGGCCAGACACGCCATGATCAAGGCCCAGTCAGATTTAAAAGAAGGAAATATGCAGGGGGCTGAGAGAACCCTCAGTGAATATATCCGGACCACAAAAGAAAAAGTCCCGGCTGAAGTGTTCATTATGCTGGGCGGATCCAGACACGATTCAGGCAACAAAAAAGGAGCCTTAGCCGCTTTTCTTGAGGGATATACACTCTGTCCCGGCAACCAGTCGCTCTGCCGCAACAGCGCGGTGCTTCTTTATGAACAAAAGAAATATGAGCAGGCGGCCCGGATGTTTGAAAATACATACGAACTTGCAAAGCCCAAAGATCCGCAAATGCTTTATCATGCCGGAGCCGCATACTATGAAGGGGAAAAGTACAGGCAATCCGCCCGGATTCTAGCCCGCCTTTTGGCTGAAACCCAAAATCCCCAAAAGGATTGGATCAAACTGGCTGTCCATTCTTATTTGCTGTCCGGACAGCAAAAAAAGGCCCTCAGATGCCTGAAAAAACTACTGAAAAAACACCCTGAAACACCTGAATACTGGAAAATGCTGGCCAAGGTGGAAATGGACCGCAAAAAATATGTCGACGCTGCCGCCGCTCTGGAAATGGGCTACAGCTTCAGCTCTCCCACAAAGCAGGAAAACAGGCAACTTGCTCAATTATACAGGTACATTAACGCTCCGCTCAAGGCCGCTGATATCCTGAACGGATTGTACGGAAAAAACCCCACAAATAAACAGATTCAGGAGCTGGTTTCGCTATACAGCTGCGCCGGAAAACCGCAGCAGGCTTTAAAGCTTGTGGATCAGGCACTGAAAAACAATCCGCAGCAGAAGTCTTCCCTGCAACTGCTGATGACCAAAGGCAAACTGCTGTATCAGCAGCGCAAATTCAACGCCGCCAGAAGAGCCTTTTCACTCTACCTGAAACAAAACCCGAAGGATTCTGAAGCACGCTTATACAGAGGGTTTTGCTTTTGGGAACTTAAACAATGGCAGCTTTCCAGAAATGATTTCCAGAAACTGACCCACATAAAAAAATACAAAGCCAGAGCCAAAAGGGCACTGACTGCACTGGACGACCTCCAAGAGGCCAGAACTGAAGCAACAGAAGGGTAA
- a CDS encoding (Fe-S)-binding protein — protein sequence MDFTREIYWNIGPEVSSLSLMSLLLLLAVAAAVLGVTRLVKTYRKGRPVARRFQGKAILRNLAEVLSQKRVAKGSFSGRVHRLLFWSILMFFGGSLLIAVQTHLSGPIFGIEFLKGRFYLLFSFILDLGGFIGTGAVSYFLIRRVRAEKDKERTGKIAVLSLLLAVLVSGFAVEGTRMAVTEMDSLQSLWSPVGYTLALIFEGIGQGHLLALHKKLWWVHAILAFGFMGLVPYTAMKHMLTACATSLLAGQGPKAALVPLNLEDETIENFGAAHVHDFSWKELLELDSCTRCGRCDEVCPALNAGLPLSPMELVGKLNEISFNSPQEGIIGSVGKEAIWSCTTCLACEEVCPVSMGHVDRIVEMRRNLALMEGEFPGQEVQQAMERIEVTGNPFGSEPSIRDSLFEELNVIDLSARPTADIVYFSGCYASYNQRSKNVAHSFIKLCQSAKVNVAILGKQEQCCGEPARKLGNEYLFQELAMKNIRRIRKYGIKTVVTTCPHCFNTLNKDYRDFGFTAEVLSHTEYLERLLAEGKLKVRGEKFSCTYHDPCYLGRHNDIYGPTRNLIMAAGGRLSEMDTNRQKAVCCGAGGGRFLAQSQGGKKMNIKRAEMAASTNTDQLVTSCPFCLTTLEEGMKQSGNGAMKVRDIAEVLAENI from the coding sequence ATGGATTTTACCCGTGAAATATACTGGAACATCGGACCTGAGGTTTCTTCCCTGTCCCTCATGTCCCTCCTGTTACTGCTTGCAGTTGCTGCAGCGGTTCTCGGGGTGACCCGTCTTGTAAAAACTTACAGGAAGGGGCGCCCCGTGGCCCGCCGCTTTCAAGGGAAAGCAATACTTCGCAATCTGGCGGAGGTTCTTTCACAAAAAAGGGTCGCAAAAGGCAGCTTCAGCGGCAGGGTTCACAGATTGCTTTTCTGGTCCATACTGATGTTTTTCGGAGGAAGTCTGCTCATCGCAGTGCAGACACATCTGAGCGGGCCGATTTTTGGAATCGAATTTCTCAAGGGCCGTTTTTACCTTCTGTTCTCTTTCATTCTCGATCTCGGCGGATTCATCGGAACCGGGGCTGTCTCCTACTTCCTGATCAGACGGGTAAGGGCCGAGAAGGATAAAGAGAGAACCGGAAAAATAGCTGTTTTATCCCTGCTGCTGGCGGTACTGGTTTCCGGTTTCGCGGTTGAAGGCACACGCATGGCCGTTACGGAGATGGACAGTCTGCAATCCCTGTGGTCTCCGGTTGGTTATACGCTGGCTTTGATTTTTGAGGGAATTGGACAGGGGCATCTGCTTGCCCTGCATAAAAAGCTCTGGTGGGTTCATGCAATTCTGGCCTTTGGATTTATGGGGCTGGTTCCTTACACCGCCATGAAGCACATGCTTACTGCCTGCGCAACCTCACTTCTCGCTGGGCAGGGACCCAAAGCGGCCCTTGTCCCCCTCAATCTTGAAGATGAGACTATTGAAAATTTCGGGGCCGCACATGTCCATGATTTCAGCTGGAAGGAATTGCTGGAACTGGACAGCTGCACCCGGTGCGGACGTTGTGATGAAGTCTGCCCGGCCTTGAATGCGGGGTTGCCTCTCTCGCCCATGGAATTGGTGGGGAAACTTAATGAAATTTCTTTTAATTCCCCGCAGGAGGGAATTATCGGATCGGTGGGTAAGGAAGCAATATGGTCCTGCACCACCTGTCTGGCCTGCGAGGAAGTCTGTCCTGTGTCCATGGGACATGTGGACAGGATCGTTGAAATGCGCCGGAATCTTGCCTTAATGGAAGGTGAATTTCCGGGACAGGAAGTACAACAAGCTATGGAGAGAATTGAAGTGACCGGTAACCCTTTTGGAAGCGAGCCTTCCATACGTGATTCCTTGTTTGAGGAACTTAACGTTATTGACCTGTCCGCCAGACCTACAGCGGATATTGTCTATTTTTCGGGCTGCTACGCTTCTTATAACCAGCGCAGCAAGAACGTGGCCCACAGCTTCATTAAACTCTGTCAGTCCGCAAAGGTGAATGTAGCCATTCTTGGCAAGCAGGAACAGTGTTGCGGCGAGCCTGCCCGTAAGCTGGGTAACGAATATCTCTTTCAAGAGCTGGCCATGAAAAATATCCGCCGGATCAGGAAGTACGGTATCAAGACCGTAGTCACCACCTGTCCGCACTGTTTCAATACCCTGAACAAAGACTACCGTGATTTCGGTTTCACTGCGGAAGTTCTCTCCCATACTGAATATCTGGAGCGTCTGCTGGCCGAAGGCAAACTGAAAGTCAGGGGTGAGAAATTTTCCTGCACCTACCACGACCCCTGCTATCTTGGACGCCATAATGATATCTACGGACCCACCCGCAATCTGATTATGGCTGCAGGCGGACGTTTGAGCGAAATGGATACTAACCGCCAGAAAGCAGTCTGTTGCGGTGCCGGGGGCGGGCGTTTTCTGGCCCAGTCCCAAGGCGGCAAGAAGATGAACATCAAGCGCGCTGAAATGGCGGCTTCGACAAATACCGACCAGCTCGTTACCAGTTGTCCGTTTTGTCTGACAACTCTTGAAGAAGGCATGAAGCAGAGCGGTAATGGTGCAATGAAGGTAAGAGATATTGCCGAGGTCCTCGCAGAGAATATCTAA
- a CDS encoding electron transfer flavoprotein subunit alpha/FixB family protein, protein MKVLLIAEQLDGVVSGRVNELCVFAEQLGAEQTMFASGDREQLPSAEGRLYFFESNSYAPDVHKEAILKVVAEEQPDMVVFLHSSYGWDLAPRVACAMEADCVSGVAGLRNGKLVVPVYNGKLQREVELGQGCTVVTLQPGAFPAGKQQCEPSEIITVHVEAHSRFEFLGYEDGDESSVDLGKAEVVVAAGRGVLNDDSLARVKELAAKLGGEHAATRPLVDAQEVENSRQIGITGQSIQPAVYIACGISGAVEHSAGARSSKYVIAVNTDLDAPIRDLADVLVVADANEFLPLLLEKI, encoded by the coding sequence ATGAAAGTTCTACTCATTGCTGAACAGCTGGACGGTGTTGTTTCCGGACGGGTGAACGAACTCTGCGTTTTTGCCGAGCAGTTGGGAGCGGAGCAGACCATGTTTGCGTCCGGGGACAGGGAGCAATTGCCCTCGGCTGAAGGGCGGTTATATTTTTTTGAATCAAACAGCTACGCACCGGATGTACACAAAGAGGCCATCCTCAAGGTTGTGGCCGAAGAACAGCCGGATATGGTCGTTTTTCTGCATTCCAGCTACGGCTGGGATCTTGCTCCGCGTGTGGCATGCGCCATGGAAGCGGATTGCGTTTCCGGGGTGGCCGGATTGCGGAACGGGAAGCTGGTCGTTCCGGTTTACAACGGTAAGTTGCAGCGGGAAGTCGAATTAGGTCAAGGCTGCACTGTCGTGACCCTTCAACCCGGAGCCTTTCCCGCCGGGAAGCAGCAGTGCGAGCCTTCCGAAATCATTACAGTGCATGTTGAAGCGCATAGCCGTTTTGAATTTCTCGGTTACGAAGACGGAGATGAAAGCTCTGTAGATCTCGGCAAGGCTGAGGTTGTTGTAGCTGCCGGAAGGGGGGTGCTGAATGATGATTCGCTCGCCCGTGTAAAAGAGTTGGCCGCAAAGCTTGGAGGCGAACATGCGGCAACCCGTCCGCTGGTAGATGCGCAGGAGGTGGAGAACAGCCGCCAGATCGGCATAACCGGGCAGTCTATTCAGCCCGCGGTTTATATTGCCTGCGGTATTTCCGGGGCAGTGGAGCACTCTGCCGGAGCACGTTCTTCAAAGTATGTAATCGCAGTGAATACAGATCTGGACGCGCCCATCCGTGATCTGGCCGATGTGCTGGTGGTGGCCGATGCAAATGAATTTCTCCCGCTTTTACTGGAAAAGATTTAA